A genomic window from Panthera tigris isolate Pti1 chromosome B4, P.tigris_Pti1_mat1.1, whole genome shotgun sequence includes:
- the LOC102953979 gene encoding keratin, type II cytoskeletal 2 oral-like translates to MNESNTKAKKAGSLFFYFRDVDTSCTTKVDLEIKMESLISDVNFLKALFEAEYNQVLSESSDMSVILSMDNDWHLDLDSIISEIKAQYEEITQGSKAEAKRLYWVKLGRLQTIASWYGVDLRSTKNEIAELKRMVQRLWAKIEGTKKQELMNVKLALDVEIATYQKMLGGWRKGQWRYGGFGGIPGGSGGREGSGGFPLSIQEVTINQSLLQSLNMGIDPLDQEGEDQEKQQIKMFNDKFASFIDKMRVWFLEQQNKVLETKWTLLQEQGSSSNSNDNNLEPFFENYISSLKAFLDGLHTEKDKLEGELRSREETVEDFKKRYEEEINKRTAAENDFVVLKKDVDVTYMTKVELEAKVETVTDEINFLKALYDAELSQMQADTSDTSVVLSMDNNRCLDLDNITAEVRAQYEAIAQRSKAEAEVLYQTKLGELQTMTGRHGDDLKNTKSEISELNRMIQKLRAEIKSTKKQTAIADAEQGGELALRDANAKLQDLKAALQQAKEDLARLLWEYQELMNVKLAMDIEIATYRTLLEGEECRMSGECQSSVSIEMVHSSGGDSGCAQGGAALEGGAGAHRGLALEGARCSACCSTPPWDPLPIHLLTSDLESHPPRRLHLSPKFAAKDDWVEKPSIAPKPG, encoded by the exons ATGAATGAGAGCAATACTAAAGCTAAGAAGGCTGGTTCTCTGTTTTTTTACTTTCGGGATGTGGATACTTCCTGCACGACCAAAGTGgacttggaaataaaaatggagagtCTGATCAGTGACGTCAACTTCCTGAAAGCCCTCTTTGAAGCG GAGTACAACCAGGTGCTGTCAGAATCCAGTGATATGTCTGTTATCCTGTCCATGGACAACGACTGGCATCTGGACCTGGACAGCATCATCAGCGAGATCAAGGCCCAGTATGAGGAGATCACCCAGGGGAGCAAGGCTGAGGCTAAGAGGCTGTACTGGGTCAAG CTTGGGAGGCTGCAGACTATAGCCAGCTGGTATGGCGTTGACTTGAGGAGCACCAAGAATGAGATTGCAGAGCTCAAAAGGATGGTCCAGAGGCTGTGGGCAAAGATTGAGGGCACCAAGAAGCAG GAGCTGATGAATGTCAAACTGGCATTGGATGTGGAGATTGCCACCTACCAGAAGATGCTGGGTG gctggaggaaggggcaATGGAGATATGGTGGTTTTGGAGGCATTCCTGGTGGATCTGGGGGCCGTGAGGGTTCAGGGGGCTTTCCCCTCAGCATCCAGGAGGTGACCATCAACCAGAGCCTCCTTCAGTCCCTGAACATGGGAATCGACCCTCTAGATCAGGAGGGTGAAGACCAAGAGAAGCAGCAAATCAAGATGTTCAATGACAAGTTTGCTTCCTTCATCGACAAGATGAGG GTGTGGTTCCTGGAGCAGCAGAACAAGGTCCTCGAGACCAAGTGGACCCTCCTTCAGGAGCAGGGCTCCAGTTCTAATAGCAATGACAACAACCTTGAGCCTTTTTTTGAGAACTACATCAGTAGCCTCAAGGCCTTCCTGGATGGGCTGCACACGGAGAAGGACAAGCTGGAGGGTGAgctgaggagcagggaggagacgGTGGAAGACTTCAAGAAGAG GTATGAAGAGGAGATCAACAAGCGCACGGCTGCAGAGAATGACTTCGTGGTCTTGAAGAAG GATGTCGATGTTACCTACATGACCAAAGTGGAACTGGAGGCCAAGGTGGAGACTGTGACAGATGAGATCAACTTCCTGAAGGCCCTCTATGATGCT GAGCTGTCCCAGATGCAGGCAGACACCAGTGACACGTCTGTGGTCCTGTCCATGGACAACAACCGCTGCCTGGACCTGGACAACATCACTGCTGAGGTCCGTGCACAGTATGAGGCGATCGCTCAGAGGAGTAAGGCAGAGGCCGAGGTGCTCTACCAGACCAAG TTGGGGGAGCTGCAGACCATGACCGGCAGGCATGGAGATGACCTGAAGAACACCAAGAGCGAGATCTCTGAGCTCAACAGAATGATCCAGAAGCTgcgggctgagatcaagagcacCAAGAAGcag ACAGCCATCGCTGATGCAGAGCAGGGCGGGGAGCTGGCCCTCAGGGACGCCAATGCCAAGCTCCAAGACCTCAAGGCTGCCCTGCAACAGGCCAAGGAGGACCTGGCCAGGCTGCTCTGGGAGTACCAGGAGCTGATGAATGTCAAGCTGGCCATGGACATTGAGATTGCCACCTACCGGACCCTCCTGGAGGGCGAGGAGTGCAG GATGTCTGGCGAGTGCCAGAGTTCTGTTAGCATTG AGATGGTACACAGCAGCGGAGGCGACAGCGGCTGTGCCCAGGGAGGGGCCGCCCTAGAAGGCGGAGCTGGGGCCCACAGGGGCTTGGCTCTGGAGGGGGCTCGGTG TTCTGCGTGCTGTTCCACACCCCCGTGGGACCCTTTACCAATTCACCTTCTGACCTCCGACCTGGAGTCCCACCCTCCCAGACGACTGCATCTTAGCCCAAAATTTGCTGCCAAGGATGATTGGGTTGAAAAACCATCTATCGCCCCAAAGCCAGGCTGA